One Calditrichota bacterium DNA segment encodes these proteins:
- a CDS encoding PorV/PorQ family protein has protein sequence MKIKILLILMLIIALPLMAQTEFNYGFDFNKAGTAGLQFLKIGIGARESAMGEAALGVSKGANSIFWNPAGIAHIDHAEATFSHATWLLDIDINAFAAVYNLKNRITVGISAIYMGIPDFEETTVTMQDGTGRMVSANDIAIGLAVARRFTNKLAMGGQIRYVREQLDQDSFQNVLVDIGAIYFTGFRHLTLAVSAQHFGPDIRFLRDKFRMPLIFKVGVADDIFHSDFSQLTLAVDLLHPTDNNERVNFGLEWGLMNLIYFRGGYRMGADLGNYSFGAGIKQKILGVAGQLDYSFSEYGEIMGGVNRITATFGF, from the coding sequence ATGAAAATAAAAATTTTGCTAATTTTAATGCTGATTATTGCTTTGCCTTTGATGGCGCAAACTGAATTCAACTACGGCTTTGATTTCAACAAAGCGGGCACGGCAGGTTTGCAATTTTTGAAAATCGGTATTGGCGCCCGGGAGTCTGCCATGGGCGAGGCCGCGCTCGGCGTTTCCAAAGGCGCAAATTCTATTTTTTGGAATCCGGCAGGAATCGCCCACATCGACCATGCGGAAGCTACTTTTTCTCACGCGACCTGGCTGCTGGATATTGACATCAACGCGTTTGCTGCCGTGTACAACCTGAAAAACAGAATCACCGTGGGCATCAGCGCAATTTACATGGGTATTCCTGATTTCGAGGAAACGACAGTGACTATGCAAGACGGCACCGGAAGAATGGTGAGCGCGAACGACATCGCCATTGGTCTTGCTGTGGCGCGGAGATTTACAAATAAATTGGCAATGGGAGGACAAATTCGCTATGTGAGAGAACAACTGGATCAGGATTCTTTTCAAAATGTACTGGTCGATATCGGCGCGATTTATTTTACGGGATTTCGCCATTTGACCCTGGCGGTGAGCGCTCAGCATTTTGGACCGGACATTCGCTTTCTGCGCGATAAATTTCGTATGCCGCTGATTTTCAAAGTCGGAGTAGCGGACGATATTTTTCATTCCGATTTTAGTCAGTTAACGCTGGCGGTAGACTTACTCCATCCGACCGACAACAATGAGCGCGTAAATTTTGGTCTCGAATGGGGATTGATGAATTTGATCTATTTTCGCGGCGGTTATCGCATGGGCGCTGATCTGGGAAATTATTCGTTCGGCGCCGGAATTAAGCAGAAAATTTTGGGTGTCGCCGGTCAATTGGATTATTCTTTCAGCGAATATGGCGAAATCATGGGCGGTGTGAATAGAATTACCGCAACTTTTGGATTTTAA
- a CDS encoding HAD family phosphatase — MRNKNDKILTNIQASEFISQLGEEFVAIENPNYIFADFDICPLALKITEPRKKIVAVVQDMDGTTTTTEPLCLHSLEHMVRCFTGQMRREEWKGLDREKDYPHIIGNSTTKHVEYLIRAYNKKQDSYFFRSAYLRSSLLTLAFGRDEGRKREALASLRYFGLGDLIFDQRIKQWFEDAKKSPKIFFPKELEKNFQKRAEEIAIRSFTDQVRAAIEVYYQRYHEILFKIEKNDTENLTALIPAGHKSFIEPMPGVGIFLAAIKGWLGEELAQFLAGLAESLAKNQLVDVREVDVKRLPAVLSAIGKYFQRNPVKVAVVTSSIFYEADIVLSQVFKVMKNEVQRWPVSDANKEMISEKFESYAAVFDEVITASDSSEIRLKPHRDLYSLALHRLGIDKRDYDNVIGFEDSESGTIAIRTAGIGLCVAVPFADTQGHELSYASHILHGGLPEAMLVHHFFLDKNTIFKLT, encoded by the coding sequence ATGAGAAATAAAAACGACAAAATATTAACTAATATTCAAGCAAGTGAATTCATTTCTCAACTTGGCGAAGAATTTGTCGCAATTGAAAACCCAAATTACATTTTCGCGGATTTCGATATTTGTCCGTTAGCGCTGAAAATAACTGAACCGAGAAAAAAGATCGTCGCCGTGGTGCAGGACATGGACGGAACAACTACCACGACAGAACCGCTTTGTCTGCATTCTTTGGAGCACATGGTACGCTGTTTCACGGGGCAAATGCGTCGGGAAGAATGGAAAGGCCTGGATCGCGAAAAAGATTACCCCCACATCATCGGAAACAGTACCACGAAACACGTGGAATATCTCATTCGCGCTTACAATAAAAAGCAGGATTCGTATTTTTTTCGATCCGCTTATTTGCGCTCCAGTCTGCTAACGCTGGCTTTTGGCAGAGACGAGGGACGCAAACGGGAAGCGCTGGCGAGTCTGCGCTATTTTGGTTTGGGCGATTTGATTTTTGACCAGCGCATTAAACAATGGTTTGAAGACGCAAAAAAATCGCCGAAAATATTTTTCCCAAAAGAATTGGAGAAAAATTTTCAAAAACGGGCGGAAGAAATTGCCATCAGATCTTTCACTGATCAGGTCAGAGCGGCGATTGAAGTTTATTATCAGCGATACCATGAAATTTTGTTCAAAATAGAAAAAAATGACACGGAGAATTTGACAGCGCTCATTCCAGCCGGTCACAAAAGTTTCATTGAACCAATGCCGGGAGTGGGAATTTTTCTTGCGGCAATCAAGGGCTGGCTGGGAGAAGAATTGGCGCAATTCCTTGCTGGGCTCGCGGAAAGTCTGGCAAAAAATCAACTTGTGGATGTTCGTGAAGTTGATGTGAAAAGATTACCTGCCGTGCTGAGCGCGATCGGAAAATATTTTCAGCGAAATCCGGTCAAGGTAGCAGTCGTGACATCATCGATTTTTTACGAAGCGGATATTGTTTTGAGTCAGGTTTTTAAAGTGATGAAAAATGAAGTGCAGCGCTGGCCTGTGAGTGATGCCAATAAAGAAATGATTTCGGAAAAATTCGAAAGTTACGCCGCTGTTTTTGATGAAGTAATTACTGCCTCCGATTCCAGCGAAATTCGACTGAAGCCGCACCGGGATTTGTACAGTCTGGCGCTGCATCGTCTGGGAATCGACAAAAGAGACTACGATAATGTGATTGGATTTGAAGACAGTGAGTCCGGGACAATTGCCATTCGTACTGCGGGAATTGGTTTGTGTGTGGCAGTCCCTTTTGCCGACACGCAGGGGCACGAGCTCAGTTATGCGAGTCACATTCTGCATGGCGGTTTGCCCGAAGCCATGCTGGTACATCATTTTTTTCTCGATAAAAATACAATTTTTAAACTGACATAG
- a CDS encoding TonB-dependent receptor, producing the protein MPGERKKIWLFLAAFLMLTSHFLFAGITGKISGKIVDDKSGEPLPGANVLILGATMGAASDMDGVYTILSVPPGNYTLRITMMGYRTTDVKNVTVRADQTTKINVRLSAQVVDLGASVTVVAERPVIQKDLTTSIEVVGIDEMKKSVATDVSEEVNLQTGVFFDLVPVEGRLGKGERRYSVRGGDQDQVVWYIDGAKAATMYEGKADAGGSFTQVNREAVKEIQVITGGFNAEYGDAQSGIVNIITRDGSEKYTFSVDYQYGPAHQRHFGDYLYDPMKNIEFQRHTLVDSVTGEKYLDPAWWTPERRMQVYDYRKYSDKDFRFSFGGPVPGRFLPLIGGEIKKMTFFLTGQYKEMPYELPRPRAFRKLQSANLSGKYVPSSNINVRYGAMFSHDAHATNDQQFFPLKAKYYRGYGTTLDNYTYQERLGLTHILKPEMYYELKLSSYTFRSVENPSHYRVLGESKKPDVWGWHYYDGFEDEPFLAHLFSPKSDNLINDLSLTGAFSWQINHNNLFKGGFETHYHTYKEDNWVLAAFSDALKDWRVRGLNETFHPLQLGVYVQDKMEFESMILNMGVRLDYFDGDRDWYTLDSFQWNPSLDPEYNKNADPDLDGIDTLGHKKWSFENVLAKPRKRVKPFVSVNPRLGISFPITDNSVFHFSYGHFYQMPPINYQYQLVYFRPVPFIKNNPTPGPDSTDPERVIAMTIDPLKPEKTIQFEMGIKHHFENLAVVNVTGYYKDVYDQTEQYGFLDKSVYGIDPFGRVSNLPFSSYFGGDYGDARGVEVSLKTLFSNDFVVNLNYSFSKSMRGTATPRQVHINEDGTITYNWYVETTDRLPTENSFSRPHILRVNFFMQYPQDWNFPVISKIFGNSDCNLLYRYVSGQAFTFLEPDDPPDLVDNHRFPARQTWDLKFNKYVTLGAHTFTFYVKATNLFNTKTVKTWGHPYPYDGGAMEKFVKTGEPTFIDADGYNISYMIYFPPRSVFFGIRYDFQ; encoded by the coding sequence ATGCCCGGAGAGAGAAAAAAAATCTGGTTGTTTCTGGCAGCTTTTCTGATGCTAACGTCACATTTTCTGTTCGCCGGCATCACCGGAAAAATATCCGGTAAAATTGTCGATGACAAAAGCGGCGAACCTCTGCCCGGCGCCAATGTTCTGATACTGGGCGCCACAATGGGTGCTGCCTCCGATATGGACGGCGTTTACACAATCCTGTCGGTGCCGCCGGGAAATTATACGCTGCGGATTACGATGATGGGCTACCGCACGACCGATGTGAAAAATGTCACCGTTCGTGCGGACCAAACAACAAAAATTAACGTGAGATTGAGCGCACAAGTTGTGGATTTGGGAGCATCGGTGACTGTCGTCGCGGAAAGACCGGTGATTCAAAAAGATCTGACGACCAGCATCGAAGTCGTGGGAATCGATGAGATGAAAAAATCCGTCGCCACCGACGTCTCCGAAGAAGTTAATCTACAGACCGGCGTATTTTTCGACCTCGTTCCGGTTGAAGGCAGACTGGGAAAGGGCGAGCGGAGGTATTCTGTCCGCGGCGGAGATCAGGATCAGGTGGTCTGGTACATTGACGGCGCTAAAGCGGCTACCATGTACGAGGGAAAAGCTGATGCCGGCGGTTCGTTCACTCAGGTGAATCGCGAGGCTGTCAAAGAAATTCAGGTGATCACCGGCGGATTCAACGCCGAATATGGCGATGCGCAGTCGGGAATTGTCAATATCATCACCCGAGACGGCAGTGAAAAGTACACTTTTTCTGTGGACTATCAGTACGGTCCGGCTCATCAGCGTCATTTTGGCGATTATCTCTACGATCCGATGAAAAACATTGAATTCCAACGCCACACTTTGGTGGATAGTGTGACCGGGGAAAAATATCTCGACCCGGCGTGGTGGACGCCGGAGCGCAGGATGCAGGTTTACGACTACCGCAAATATTCTGACAAGGATTTTCGCTTTTCTTTCGGGGGGCCTGTGCCCGGAAGATTCCTGCCGCTGATCGGCGGTGAAATCAAAAAGATGACATTTTTCCTCACGGGCCAATACAAGGAAATGCCTTACGAGTTGCCCCGACCGCGGGCTTTCCGCAAATTGCAATCGGCTAACTTAAGCGGAAAATATGTGCCATCTTCAAATATCAACGTCCGTTACGGCGCCATGTTCAGCCACGACGCTCACGCCACTAATGACCAGCAATTTTTTCCGTTGAAGGCAAAATATTACCGCGGTTACGGCACAACGCTTGACAACTACACTTATCAGGAGCGTCTCGGACTGACGCATATTTTGAAACCGGAAATGTATTACGAGTTAAAGCTGAGCTCTTACACGTTTCGTTCTGTGGAAAACCCCAGCCACTATCGCGTTTTGGGCGAGTCGAAAAAACCGGACGTCTGGGGCTGGCATTACTACGACGGTTTTGAGGATGAGCCGTTTTTGGCACATCTGTTCAGTCCCAAAAGCGACAATCTGATTAATGATCTCTCCCTGACCGGAGCGTTTAGTTGGCAGATTAATCACAATAATTTATTCAAAGGCGGTTTTGAGACCCATTATCACACTTACAAAGAGGATAACTGGGTTTTGGCTGCTTTCAGCGATGCTCTCAAAGATTGGCGGGTGCGCGGTTTGAATGAAACTTTTCATCCGCTGCAATTAGGCGTTTACGTGCAGGACAAAATGGAATTCGAGAGCATGATTCTCAATATGGGCGTTCGTCTGGATTATTTCGATGGCGATCGCGACTGGTACACACTGGACAGCTTTCAGTGGAATCCGTCGCTGGATCCGGAATACAACAAAAATGCCGACCCTGATCTGGATGGAATCGATACGCTGGGCCACAAAAAGTGGAGCTTTGAAAATGTACTGGCGAAGCCCAGGAAACGCGTAAAACCATTTGTGTCCGTAAATCCGAGATTGGGAATTTCTTTTCCCATTACGGACAATTCAGTTTTCCACTTCAGCTACGGCCATTTTTACCAGATGCCGCCGATTAATTATCAGTACCAACTGGTCTATTTCAGACCCGTTCCTTTCATTAAAAATAACCCTACCCCGGGGCCGGACAGCACGGATCCCGAGCGCGTGATTGCCATGACCATTGACCCGCTGAAGCCGGAAAAAACGATTCAATTTGAGATGGGCATCAAGCATCACTTTGAAAATTTGGCTGTGGTGAATGTGACCGGCTATTACAAAGATGTTTACGATCAAACCGAACAATACGGTTTTTTGGACAAAAGCGTTTACGGCATCGATCCGTTTGGCAGGGTTTCGAATTTGCCATTTTCCAGTTATTTTGGCGGAGATTACGGCGACGCCCGCGGCGTTGAGGTTTCGCTGAAGACTTTGTTCAGCAATGATTTTGTGGTAAATTTGAATTATTCTTTTTCCAAAAGCATGCGCGGAACTGCCACGCCGCGACAGGTGCATATTAACGAAGATGGCACAATTACCTACAATTGGTACGTGGAAACAACGGATCGGTTGCCCACAGAGAACAGTTTCAGCCGACCGCATATCTTGCGGGTGAATTTTTTCATGCAATATCCCCAAGACTGGAATTTTCCGGTGATTTCAAAAATTTTCGGCAATTCCGATTGCAACTTGCTCTACCGCTACGTCAGCGGACAGGCGTTCACATTTCTTGAACCGGACGATCCGCCGGACTTGGTTGATAATCATCGTTTTCCGGCGCGGCAGACCTGGGATTTGAAATTCAACAAATATGTGACATTGGGTGCGCACACTTTTACTTTTTACGTGAAAGCCACAAATTTATTCAACACCAAGACGGTGAAAACCTGGGGACACCCGTATCCGTACGACGGTGGCGCCATGGAAAAATTTGTCAAAACAGGCGAGCCGACCTTCATTGACGCGGATGGCTACAATATCAGTTACATGATTTATTTTCCGCCGCGCAGTGTTTTCTTTGGTATCCGTTACGATTTTCAATAA